In Stieleria varia, one genomic interval encodes:
- a CDS encoding DNA primase family protein, with protein MEYPYTITELQENYVRYFVVNSDEEKAQVLEKQRPTSKGMFCPVNRPRNGTKLGKRTRNSDHDRYTKMFVDFDLVDSDDQSEAALREVKKVVERLTELGVPKPRTFFSGRGYWLLWPCDIPPEGQRDLQAFQKCVNLLVDNNIVKVDTTVNDLARLMRVEGSINPKSGRVCEVIDNGDGEMTLEELRRLIGELGGDVSESKLGALSNTMIDLDAIIEWCNKHGHPVTLREKKQDGILYTLDFARCPFRGQEDANASLLVCSDGQLRFKCFEANCKSRGLTDLEELFGEKFEEFLHQPTLIDGIEYPIHHSLVTAESLAAQYNYIHHDGQDYIYSKGCYQEVSPDELRALAIKVGTKNLRDHHLKMQRAGTATTPKDLSDAHTKTVVRHLQGRYRTDHCKSKFRRDGADISTLFAFNNGVLDIATGELFDHDPKYFIRDRTPCNYEPDAESPRFKEFLRSLRMTEEELCTLQEYVGYLCFSSRCLQVIVLFLGATGAGKGVLARLIIAIVGGQSATGSIALAKLTGDFALENSFNKRLIIVNEADGNIGRSSSQVISFLKQMSAGDDMPLNRKNRPEITVRFSAPILMISNQMLCLEDESGALQRRMRYARFTESFAGNPDHGLEAELHAQLPGIVNWALAGVRRLELNGGRFTQPKSWQEFSDSLSRESAPLKSFIDECFELDESACTSHHLIARLYEDWNEEADKPTPGKLAKRLIEAEPKLLNSGKLNNPFAESVGSHRVYHDPSITRVERPRVVKGLRPMELAV; from the coding sequence ATGGAATATCCATACACAATTACTGAGTTGCAAGAGAATTACGTACGTTACTTCGTTGTGAACTCTGACGAAGAAAAGGCTCAAGTTCTCGAAAAGCAGAGACCTACTTCAAAGGGGATGTTTTGCCCTGTGAATCGCCCTCGAAACGGCACAAAGCTGGGCAAAAGAACTCGCAACAGTGACCACGATCGGTACACCAAAATGTTTGTCGACTTCGATCTTGTTGACAGCGATGATCAGTCCGAAGCGGCGCTGCGCGAGGTTAAGAAGGTCGTCGAGAGACTTACGGAACTGGGTGTGCCCAAGCCTAGAACCTTTTTCTCTGGCCGAGGCTACTGGCTCCTCTGGCCATGCGACATCCCGCCAGAGGGACAGCGCGATCTCCAAGCATTTCAGAAATGCGTCAACCTTCTCGTCGACAACAATATCGTTAAAGTCGACACAACGGTTAACGACCTTGCAAGACTGATGCGAGTGGAAGGCTCGATCAATCCAAAGTCCGGTCGTGTTTGTGAAGTGATTGACAATGGTGATGGCGAAATGACGCTGGAAGAACTGAGGCGTCTCATCGGTGAACTCGGCGGCGACGTATCGGAATCCAAGCTCGGTGCGTTGTCCAACACGATGATTGACTTAGACGCCATAATTGAGTGGTGCAACAAACACGGGCATCCAGTCACCCTACGAGAGAAAAAGCAAGACGGCATACTGTACACTCTTGATTTTGCTAGGTGCCCCTTCCGAGGGCAAGAAGACGCGAACGCCTCACTTTTGGTTTGCTCCGATGGACAGTTGCGGTTCAAGTGCTTCGAGGCGAACTGCAAGTCACGAGGGCTCACAGATCTTGAAGAGCTCTTTGGTGAGAAGTTTGAGGAATTCCTTCATCAACCAACGTTGATTGACGGCATTGAGTACCCGATTCACCATTCGCTTGTTACGGCAGAAAGTCTCGCTGCACAATACAACTACATTCACCACGATGGGCAGGACTATATCTATAGTAAGGGGTGCTACCAGGAAGTCTCGCCTGACGAACTACGGGCTCTTGCGATCAAGGTTGGCACGAAGAATCTCCGAGACCACCACCTAAAAATGCAACGTGCAGGCACTGCGACGACCCCTAAAGATCTAAGCGATGCGCACACAAAAACGGTAGTCCGACATCTTCAAGGCCGGTATAGGACCGATCACTGCAAATCAAAGTTCAGACGTGACGGAGCCGACATCTCAACACTCTTCGCCTTCAACAATGGAGTCCTGGACATTGCGACTGGTGAACTGTTCGATCACGACCCAAAGTACTTCATTCGCGATCGAACACCGTGCAACTACGAGCCAGACGCTGAATCGCCTCGCTTCAAAGAGTTTCTTAGATCTTTGAGGATGACAGAGGAAGAACTTTGCACATTGCAAGAGTACGTAGGTTACCTATGCTTCTCATCCCGCTGTTTGCAAGTGATTGTCCTCTTTTTGGGTGCGACTGGAGCTGGCAAGGGAGTCTTGGCGAGACTGATCATAGCTATCGTTGGCGGACAGTCTGCCACAGGGTCAATCGCCTTGGCAAAACTCACGGGTGACTTCGCATTGGAAAACTCGTTCAACAAGCGGTTGATTATTGTAAACGAAGCAGATGGGAATATCGGGCGTTCTAGCTCGCAAGTCATTTCTTTCCTGAAGCAGATGTCAGCGGGAGATGACATGCCACTTAATCGGAAGAATCGCCCAGAAATAACGGTGCGATTTTCAGCTCCAATTTTGATGATTAGCAATCAAATGCTCTGTCTTGAAGATGAGTCCGGGGCGTTGCAGCGTCGGATGCGATATGCTCGATTCACCGAGTCCTTTGCAGGAAATCCCGATCATGGTCTTGAGGCAGAATTGCATGCTCAACTCCCTGGGATTGTAAATTGGGCCTTGGCTGGGGTGCGGCGCCTCGAATTGAACGGTGGGCGTTTTACTCAGCCAAAAAGTTGGCAGGAATTCAGTGACTCACTTTCGAGAGAGTCCGCACCGCTTAAGAGCTTCATTGATGAGTGTTTTGAACTTGATGAGTCCGCGTGTACAAGTCATCACCTCATCGCACGTCTTTACGAGGACTGGAATGAAGAAGCTGACAAACCGACTCCCGGTAAGCTGGCGAAGCGGCTGATTGAAGCGGAGCCGAAACTACTCAATTCAGGAAAGCTAAACAATCCATTCGCTGAGTCAGTAGGAAGTCACAGAGTTTACCACGACCCAAGCATCACTAGGGTTGAGCGTCCACGCGTAGTCAAGGGGTTGCGTCCGATGGAGCTGGCTGTATGA
- the argS gene encoding arginine--tRNA ligase yields MHISQLVKQRLQDALTTCPITASLESLDSYASMVRPTTDPKFGDYQVNCAMPLAKLVGSNPREVAAGLVDALQVADLCKPPEIAGPGFINLTLTDEFLQDQMLRMLADPRCGVPESENPKRIIVDFSSPNVAKPMHVGHIRSTVIGDCLARTLQFLGHQVITDNHLGDWGTQFGIIIYGYKHFGDVAVVRENPVAELSTLYRRVHQLMGYHSAKKSIAKLESEIQALSDEHHSALSAADAADGADAKKKRKAADGLVKKRKAAEAKLEEAREKIDAVEQDAELLALAKQHVDIGQQVLIETSKLHSGDPENLALWNEFLPFCKDEINRVYDRLNVTFDHVLGESFYHPMLQDVVDELKQRGLAKLSDDAVCVFLPEFDAPMIVQKRDGAFLYATTDIATLRYRLTEFNPDEILYVVDTRQGEHFDKLFAVARLIGMDQVKLVHVNFGTVLGDDGKPMKTRSGSLIGLESLLDDAVAAAYKEACDPDRLAKMDPPMDEPERREVADVIGIAAIKYADLGHERTSDYKFNLDKMVALNGNTATYAQYSYARTVGILQKNETDEESVADRMARDRFTITHPAERALSLALLRFEEALQSVYQDYAPNHLVEYVYSLAETFSKFNDQCHVLKAESEAIQTTRLALVTMTKRVLKQALELLGIRVVRRM; encoded by the coding sequence ATGCACATCTCTCAACTTGTCAAACAACGTTTGCAGGATGCCCTGACAACGTGCCCAATCACAGCGTCTCTCGAGTCGCTTGATTCCTACGCATCCATGGTTCGCCCGACGACCGATCCCAAGTTTGGCGATTATCAAGTCAACTGCGCCATGCCACTGGCAAAGCTGGTCGGTTCGAATCCGCGAGAAGTCGCCGCAGGTCTCGTCGACGCACTGCAGGTGGCTGACCTTTGCAAACCACCGGAGATCGCCGGTCCTGGGTTCATCAACCTGACACTCACGGACGAATTCTTGCAGGATCAAATGCTAAGAATGCTTGCGGATCCCCGCTGTGGTGTTCCCGAGAGCGAAAATCCAAAACGCATCATTGTCGATTTCTCGTCACCCAACGTTGCCAAACCGATGCACGTCGGGCACATTCGCAGCACCGTGATCGGTGATTGCCTTGCACGCACCCTGCAGTTCCTAGGGCATCAGGTCATCACCGACAATCATTTGGGCGACTGGGGAACTCAATTCGGAATCATCATCTACGGATACAAACATTTCGGGGATGTAGCAGTCGTTCGCGAGAACCCGGTTGCAGAATTGTCCACACTGTACCGTCGTGTACACCAATTGATGGGATATCACTCGGCGAAGAAATCGATCGCCAAGCTGGAATCCGAAATTCAGGCCTTGAGCGACGAACACCACAGTGCCTTGTCGGCGGCCGATGCAGCGGACGGTGCCGACGCCAAAAAGAAACGCAAAGCGGCCGATGGACTTGTCAAAAAACGCAAGGCAGCCGAAGCCAAGCTGGAGGAAGCTCGGGAAAAGATCGATGCCGTGGAGCAGGACGCTGAACTGCTTGCCCTGGCAAAGCAGCATGTGGACATCGGACAACAGGTTCTGATCGAAACATCCAAGTTGCATTCTGGCGATCCAGAGAACTTGGCATTGTGGAACGAGTTTTTGCCGTTCTGTAAAGATGAGATCAATCGTGTTTACGATCGACTCAACGTGACCTTTGATCACGTGCTAGGCGAAAGCTTTTACCATCCCATGCTACAGGATGTCGTCGACGAATTGAAACAACGCGGGCTTGCCAAACTGAGCGACGACGCTGTTTGCGTTTTCTTGCCCGAGTTCGACGCTCCGATGATCGTGCAAAAGCGAGACGGAGCGTTTCTCTACGCCACGACGGACATCGCAACGCTGCGGTATCGACTCACCGAATTCAATCCCGATGAGATCCTGTATGTCGTGGATACTCGACAGGGCGAGCATTTCGATAAGCTGTTTGCCGTCGCTCGCTTGATCGGGATGGATCAAGTCAAATTGGTCCACGTGAACTTTGGCACCGTCCTGGGGGACGATGGCAAGCCGATGAAAACGAGAAGCGGCTCTTTGATTGGTTTGGAAAGTCTGCTCGATGATGCCGTCGCCGCCGCCTACAAAGAGGCTTGTGATCCAGATCGGTTGGCTAAGATGGACCCGCCGATGGACGAACCTGAGCGACGCGAGGTGGCCGATGTGATCGGTATCGCGGCAATCAAATACGCCGATTTGGGACACGAACGCACCAGCGACTACAAGTTCAACCTGGACAAAATGGTCGCTCTCAACGGAAACACGGCCACGTACGCTCAGTACAGCTATGCCAGGACGGTCGGGATCCTGCAAAAGAACGAAACGGACGAAGAGTCGGTTGCTGATAGAATGGCCCGTGACAGATTTACGATCACTCACCCCGCCGAACGTGCCCTATCGCTGGCCCTGTTGCGTTTCGAGGAGGCACTGCAGAGTGTCTATCAGGACTACGCGCCCAACCACCTAGTGGAGTACGTGTATTCGCTTGCCGAGACGTTCTCCAAGTTCAATGATCAGTGCCACGTCCTGAAGGCTGAGAGTGAAGCGATTCAAACGACGCGTTTGGCATTGGTAACGATGACCAAGCGAGTGCTGAAGCAAGCTCTGGAATTGCTCGGCATCAGAGTCGTCCGCCGCATGTGA
- a CDS encoding tyrosine-type recombinase/integrase produces the protein MHYRQPKYQKHVSGKARVYLQGKDRWLGKYDSPESYAKYNYLVGLDMAGLVIDEELNKASLPPSPPEGFTVKVVCAEFLKYAKNHYVKHNPLTSRIEQTNEFDAMVRVVNTVVQLFGDTFARDFGPRRLEEVRDHYIANSNKSRQTINKDIGRIKTIFKWGAGKELVPIEVHQAHTCVTQLKKNKTPGVHDAPKIGAVDDDVLIATFLELPPVVAAMVDFQLLTGARPGEVVAIRPSLVDRSREVWEYRVEGDKMEGKFGKDQGDRVVMIGLRAQQTLQRYMDRPSDQFCFSPAENAKLVRDIRTRKQLGLPPDAPLPEPKRQNRKKANPRRPPKDFYTTGSYGQAIQRVAERVFPFPDGLTPEEKEAWKRRHHWRPNRLRHKAATSIRAQFDTDTARVLLGHKEASTTSIYAEQDLVRARQAALAAG, from the coding sequence ATGCACTACCGACAACCGAAGTACCAAAAACATGTCAGCGGGAAAGCTCGCGTATACCTTCAGGGCAAAGATCGTTGGCTCGGCAAGTATGACTCCCCAGAGTCCTACGCTAAGTACAACTATCTTGTCGGACTAGACATGGCTGGGTTGGTGATTGACGAGGAGCTAAACAAAGCCAGTCTTCCACCGTCCCCTCCAGAGGGATTCACTGTCAAAGTGGTCTGTGCGGAATTTCTCAAATACGCGAAGAATCATTACGTCAAGCACAATCCACTCACGAGCCGGATTGAGCAGACGAATGAATTCGACGCTATGGTCCGCGTCGTCAATACCGTCGTTCAGCTATTTGGCGACACGTTTGCACGTGACTTTGGCCCCCGTCGGCTCGAAGAAGTGCGTGATCACTACATCGCAAACTCAAACAAGAGCCGACAGACAATCAACAAGGACATCGGGCGAATAAAGACAATTTTCAAATGGGGAGCTGGGAAAGAACTTGTGCCAATTGAGGTGCACCAGGCACACACCTGTGTTACGCAATTAAAGAAGAACAAAACTCCAGGAGTTCACGATGCCCCCAAAATCGGCGCAGTTGATGACGACGTGTTGATTGCGACGTTTTTGGAGCTTCCGCCAGTCGTCGCCGCAATGGTCGACTTTCAGCTCCTCACCGGTGCGCGCCCAGGGGAAGTGGTGGCGATCCGTCCCTCCCTGGTGGATCGCAGCCGCGAAGTTTGGGAGTACCGCGTCGAGGGTGACAAAATGGAAGGGAAATTCGGCAAGGATCAAGGTGACCGGGTCGTCATGATCGGGTTACGAGCCCAACAGACATTGCAACGGTACATGGATCGCCCCAGTGACCAGTTCTGCTTCTCACCTGCAGAGAACGCGAAATTGGTGCGAGATATTCGCACGCGAAAGCAATTGGGCCTCCCGCCAGATGCGCCGCTTCCCGAGCCCAAAAGGCAAAATCGAAAGAAGGCCAATCCTCGGCGACCGCCAAAAGACTTCTACACGACAGGGTCATACGGGCAGGCGATTCAGCGAGTCGCAGAGAGAGTGTTCCCTTTTCCCGATGGACTCACCCCCGAGGAGAAGGAGGCGTGGAAACGCCGACACCATTGGCGTCCGAATCGATTGCGTCACAAAGCTGCAACTTCCATACGGGCACAATTTGACACTGATACGGCTCGTGTGCTGCTGGGACACAAAGAAGCCTCCACGACGTCAATCTATGCCGAGCAAGATCTCGTGCGGGCTCGGCAAGCGGCACTCGCTGCAGGCTAA
- the rsfS gene encoding ribosome silencing factor has product MTEPSSPPPLDSDDSGTPVESRTESPDALKSAASETKSVSSNPMVNPSRSIRPHGIAESKKLAAAAAQVALDNNGQDVVVLDVCHQSAEFDLFVLVTGQSRRQLHAISEQIDDALEKDLGEHRFGIEGYDESRWIVLDYGSVVIHLFDEETREYYDLESLWADGTSIDLADLGITVH; this is encoded by the coding sequence ATGACTGAACCAAGCTCCCCCCCACCGTTGGATTCTGATGACTCGGGTACCCCCGTGGAATCTCGCACAGAATCACCCGACGCCTTAAAATCAGCAGCTTCTGAAACTAAGAGCGTATCGTCCAATCCGATGGTCAACCCGTCGCGATCGATTCGTCCACATGGCATCGCCGAATCCAAGAAACTTGCCGCAGCTGCTGCCCAAGTCGCCCTGGATAATAATGGCCAGGATGTCGTGGTCTTGGATGTCTGCCATCAATCTGCAGAATTCGATTTGTTTGTTTTGGTCACTGGCCAAAGTCGTCGGCAATTGCATGCCATCAGTGAACAGATCGATGATGCCTTGGAAAAGGACCTCGGCGAACATCGATTCGGGATCGAAGGCTACGACGAGAGCCGCTGGATTGTGTTGGACTATGGCAGCGTCGTGATTCACTTGTTCGATGAAGAAACCCGAGAGTACTACGATTTGGAGTCACTCTGGGCTGACGGCACATCCATCGATCTGGCCGATCTCGGTATCACGGTTCACTGA
- a CDS encoding IS4 family transposase — MSKRDKNTVATQEKRFCRERIACLKRIVGSRFVKSEVRQRNLQKRSSRKCPADVMAWFVIAMWLFGDSAYPKVFRWLHRFVKDRMPSSSALTQARARLGIPIMASIYQKTVCCLCQTSTSGAFYAGMLLVAVDGFVLNLPDSKANRRAFGRPKNGTSMGAFPQARIVALCEIGSHVFFGFLLKPIRCGEVTLAKLVYRYLPPQSLLLFDIGFCTTDLMRQVIDGKSDFLGRCKTNRCFRKDKVLRDGSYLSKIYATDYDRLKDRDGTVVRVIEYTLDDPQRAGHGETHRLITTLLDEAQHPAETLIVLYHERWEEEIAIDEAKTHLRHQPKLRSHSPAGVMQEVYGLLIAHFVIRKLAFEAAKKADVPPNRISFTGTVEVLRVNLAEAPRSPRNFSHWYESLILELSREVLQPRRNRVNPRVIKRPQSKWPKKRDKHRHLPPLKHHFDETIQILT; from the coding sequence ATGTCAAAGCGTGACAAAAATACGGTCGCAACGCAAGAGAAGCGATTCTGCCGCGAACGCATTGCTTGCTTGAAGAGAATCGTCGGCAGTCGGTTTGTAAAGTCGGAGGTTCGGCAACGCAACCTGCAGAAGCGATCGAGCCGAAAGTGCCCTGCCGACGTGATGGCTTGGTTCGTCATCGCGATGTGGCTCTTTGGTGATTCGGCTTACCCCAAAGTCTTTCGGTGGCTGCATCGGTTCGTCAAAGATCGCATGCCCTCCTCGAGTGCCTTGACCCAAGCCCGTGCTCGACTGGGCATACCCATCATGGCATCGATCTACCAGAAAACGGTCTGCTGTCTTTGCCAAACCAGCACATCCGGTGCTTTCTACGCCGGGATGCTACTCGTCGCCGTCGATGGATTTGTCCTCAATTTGCCCGACAGCAAAGCCAACCGGCGAGCCTTCGGAAGGCCCAAAAACGGAACCTCGATGGGAGCTTTCCCTCAAGCCAGAATCGTGGCTCTGTGCGAGATCGGTTCGCATGTCTTCTTCGGCTTCCTCCTCAAGCCGATTCGCTGCGGCGAAGTCACGTTGGCGAAGCTCGTTTACCGCTATTTGCCGCCCCAAAGCTTACTTCTATTTGACATCGGCTTCTGTACGACAGACTTGATGCGGCAGGTGATCGACGGGAAATCCGACTTCCTGGGACGCTGCAAAACCAACCGTTGTTTTCGCAAAGACAAGGTGCTTCGTGACGGTTCATATCTGTCGAAGATTTACGCCACTGACTACGACCGCCTCAAAGACCGCGACGGAACCGTCGTGCGTGTGATCGAGTACACGCTGGATGATCCTCAGCGTGCTGGCCATGGGGAAACGCATCGACTCATTACGACGCTGCTGGACGAGGCACAGCATCCTGCCGAGACGCTGATCGTTCTTTACCACGAGCGTTGGGAAGAAGAGATCGCGATTGACGAAGCGAAGACTCACCTACGTCATCAACCGAAACTCCGTAGCCACAGCCCGGCCGGTGTGATGCAAGAGGTCTATGGCCTGCTGATCGCTCACTTCGTGATCCGCAAACTGGCTTTCGAAGCGGCCAAGAAGGCTGACGTGCCTCCCAATCGGATTTCATTCACCGGCACAGTCGAAGTACTGCGTGTCAACTTGGCCGAGGCACCGCGTAGCCCACGAAATTTTTCGCATTGGTACGAATCGCTGATCCTGGAACTCAGCCGCGAGGTGCTCCAACCACGTCGCAACCGAGTCAATCCGCGAGTGATCAAACGACCACAAAGTAAGTGGCCAAAGAAACGCGACAAACACCGGCATTTGCCGCCTCTGAAGCACCACTTCGACGAAACCATACAAATCTTAACTTAG
- a CDS encoding Gfo/Idh/MocA family protein: MKERSVTRQQEIDTTEAQAPSEQPSTRRGFLKSGSVLSAGLAAGAGMVSTRPVRGAEPEDTEKQVVRIGVVGVGGRGSGAINDSLSINENVKLTALADLSEGKFGIVDRLKKFEGKVDVDPSKMHVGIDGYKRILDDPDVDLVFLTMPPGFRPDYLVEAVDAGKHVFAEKPTCVDPAGYRTCLFADAKAKSNKTAIVTGTQYRRQTNYVEAIKRIHEGQIGDIVGGTTRYCSNGIWFKPRPEGMTDTEYQVFNWMHYIWLSGDQITEQAVHNIDTINWIMGGPPESAYGSGGRFTRPEGSEMWDSISVDYIYPGNRMISFKCRQIPGTKGDNSNVIYGTKGIATIYGANQGATITDRDGNELWSMKGDLSAAYKQEHKDLVDSIRAGEPIVELAATAESSLTATLGRVAAYTGQDVTWDFLTNKSKLNLFPEKLDMKASRPEPKFAVPGETKLI; encoded by the coding sequence ATGAAAGAACGCAGCGTCACCCGGCAACAAGAAATCGACACCACCGAGGCACAGGCTCCTTCGGAACAGCCATCTACGCGACGCGGCTTTCTGAAGTCAGGTTCGGTGCTGTCGGCCGGACTGGCCGCGGGTGCCGGCATGGTTTCCACTCGGCCCGTTCGTGGCGCGGAACCCGAGGACACGGAAAAGCAAGTGGTTCGGATCGGCGTTGTAGGCGTCGGGGGGCGAGGCTCCGGAGCCATCAATGATTCACTGTCGATCAACGAAAACGTCAAATTGACCGCATTGGCGGATTTGAGCGAGGGCAAGTTTGGAATCGTCGACCGCTTGAAAAAGTTCGAGGGCAAGGTCGATGTGGATCCGTCCAAAATGCACGTCGGCATCGACGGCTACAAGCGGATTTTGGACGATCCCGATGTCGACTTGGTTTTCCTGACGATGCCCCCGGGCTTCCGACCGGACTACTTGGTCGAAGCCGTCGACGCTGGCAAACACGTCTTCGCCGAAAAGCCCACTTGCGTCGATCCCGCCGGCTACCGCACCTGTTTGTTTGCTGACGCCAAGGCCAAATCGAACAAGACAGCGATCGTTACCGGAACCCAGTATCGTCGACAGACCAACTATGTCGAAGCGATCAAGCGTATTCATGAAGGTCAGATCGGCGACATCGTCGGCGGCACCACCCGATACTGCAGTAACGGTATCTGGTTCAAGCCTCGTCCAGAGGGCATGACCGATACGGAGTACCAAGTGTTTAACTGGATGCACTACATCTGGCTCTCCGGTGACCAGATCACCGAGCAAGCCGTCCATAACATCGACACGATCAACTGGATCATGGGCGGTCCGCCCGAATCAGCCTACGGCAGCGGCGGCAGGTTCACTCGTCCCGAAGGCAGCGAAATGTGGGACAGCATCTCCGTCGACTACATCTATCCTGGCAATCGAATGATCTCGTTCAAGTGTCGGCAGATTCCGGGAACCAAGGGTGACAATAGCAACGTGATCTACGGCACCAAAGGCATCGCGACGATCTACGGTGCGAATCAAGGTGCAACGATCACGGATCGCGATGGCAACGAACTGTGGTCGATGAAAGGCGATCTCAGCGCGGCGTACAAACAAGAGCACAAGGATTTGGTGGACTCGATTCGAGCTGGTGAGCCGATTGTTGAACTTGCAGCAACCGCAGAGAGTTCGCTGACGGCAACCCTTGGACGCGTCGCCGCGTACACCGGGCAAGATGTCACTTGGGATTTCTTGACCAACAAGTCAAAGCTGAATTTGTTCCCGGAAAAGCTGGACATGAAAGCGTCCCGTCCCGAGCCCAAGTTTGCCGTTCCCGGTGAAACCAAACTGATTTGA
- a CDS encoding serine/threonine-protein kinase has protein sequence METPTTDEFARRISNAGLADRRDVDRALGEIGADATLEDVVTGMQRRGIITTLQTEKLLKGDRHGYFYGDYKVLYVIGAGTFARVYRASKGDEVFAVKVLRKRFRDEAKELEQFLREGRMGLRLRHPNIVSIIDVIPDVRNPFLVMEFVEGQTLRELVRLRGKLPADLALRLMGEIAAGLAHAASLGISHRDLKLSNVLISSDGKAKLVDFGLAALTDRKNPDQIADCPNARAIDYAALERGTGVRKDDPRSDVYFCGNMLYHMLAGQPALTETRDRLARLNISRFQEIRPLHELVPDVPGAANQVVQKAMEFNPDKRLQSAAALQAECRKALEILEKGPSERDNDGSAAGGHHDDDDVPTNEGEGYVVMLVESKANLQNAIRDRLKARGYRVLIIQDPGRALARFNPLDDPPADCVIFGCAELGTLALEAHNQFANDEHTRNIATILLADRKQARIISEAQRGENRRMLALPLKVRELRAALMQVLAGKQRRPPGTY, from the coding sequence ATGGAAACGCCCACAACTGACGAGTTTGCACGCCGCATCTCCAACGCTGGCCTTGCCGACCGCAGGGATGTCGATAGAGCATTGGGCGAAATCGGCGCTGATGCGACTTTGGAGGATGTGGTGACCGGCATGCAGCGGCGTGGCATCATCACGACGCTGCAAACCGAGAAGCTGCTCAAGGGCGATCGTCACGGATACTTCTATGGCGACTACAAAGTCCTTTACGTGATCGGTGCGGGTACGTTTGCTCGCGTGTACCGTGCCAGCAAAGGCGATGAAGTTTTCGCTGTGAAAGTGCTGCGGAAGCGATTTCGGGACGAAGCAAAAGAGTTGGAACAGTTTCTACGCGAAGGACGCATGGGTTTGCGACTTCGCCACCCAAACATTGTGTCGATCATTGACGTCATACCAGATGTCAGAAATCCGTTCTTGGTGATGGAGTTTGTCGAAGGTCAGACGCTCCGAGAGCTTGTGCGTTTGCGTGGAAAGCTGCCTGCCGACTTGGCATTGCGATTGATGGGCGAGATCGCGGCAGGGTTGGCTCACGCTGCCAGCCTCGGCATCTCTCACCGCGACTTGAAACTGTCCAACGTGCTCATCTCGTCGGATGGGAAAGCCAAGTTGGTGGACTTTGGGTTGGCCGCGTTGACGGACCGAAAGAACCCGGATCAGATCGCTGACTGTCCTAATGCCCGCGCCATCGACTACGCCGCATTAGAACGTGGAACGGGCGTGCGAAAGGACGACCCTCGTAGCGACGTTTATTTCTGCGGCAACATGTTGTATCACATGCTGGCCGGTCAACCCGCGTTGACGGAAACTCGTGACCGCTTGGCCCGTCTGAACATTTCCCGTTTCCAAGAAATCCGTCCGTTGCATGAATTGGTGCCCGATGTCCCCGGTGCGGCCAATCAAGTCGTCCAAAAGGCGATGGAGTTCAACCCCGACAAGAGACTGCAATCTGCCGCTGCGTTGCAGGCAGAGTGCCGCAAAGCACTTGAGATCCTGGAGAAGGGACCATCAGAACGTGATAACGATGGCTCGGCTGCTGGTGGTCATCATGATGATGACGACGTACCCACCAATGAGGGCGAAGGGTACGTCGTGATGCTGGTCGAATCCAAGGCCAATCTACAAAATGCCATCCGAGATCGGTTGAAAGCACGTGGCTACCGCGTCCTGATCATTCAGGATCCTGGCCGAGCGTTGGCTCGTTTTAACCCCCTGGACGATCCCCCGGCCGACTGTGTCATTTTCGGCTGCGCCGAACTCGGAACCTTGGCATTGGAAGCCCACAACCAATTTGCCAACGACGAGCACACGCGAAACATTGCAACGATCTTGCTGGCCGATCGAAAGCAAGCCAGGATCATCAGCGAAGCGCAGCGTGGCGAGAACCGGCGAATGCTCGCATTGCCACTCAAGGTCCGTGAGCTGCGAGCCGCGTTGATGCAGGTCCTGGCTGGAAAACAGCGTCGTCCACCGGGCACCTATTGA
- a CDS encoding DUF1580 domain-containing protein, whose product MLGLKDTSNRQAVLLDNLYVLSLHRPSTASFLTLNKGDLRLDLLIRLRDVPAIIEELTGELPHLGTVYRWVNKGLKGVHLRTAFFMGCKRTRRTWVCEFIDALSCDSPRNYSTLVDDEIRRTNAAADDVLASFGIAT is encoded by the coding sequence GTGCTTGGCCTTAAAGACACGAGTAACCGTCAAGCCGTGCTTTTGGATAATCTTTATGTACTGAGCCTACACAGACCCAGCACGGCCTCATTTCTTACACTGAACAAAGGAGATTTAAGATTGGATTTGCTAATTCGTCTGAGGGACGTACCAGCCATCATTGAGGAGCTGACGGGTGAACTCCCGCACCTTGGCACAGTTTACCGATGGGTGAACAAAGGCTTAAAAGGAGTCCACCTTCGAACTGCGTTCTTCATGGGGTGCAAACGCACTCGACGCACTTGGGTATGCGAGTTCATCGATGCACTCAGCTGCGATAGCCCTCGCAATTACAGCACGCTTGTCGATGATGAAATCCGAAGGACCAATGCGGCTGCTGACGATGTGCTTGCTTCATTTGGCATCGCGACTTAG